A single region of the Streptomyces vilmorinianum genome encodes:
- a CDS encoding alpha/beta fold hydrolase, whose translation MVRRHDVTGADGVRLAAWEFGESRAPGGGEGAGTSGGSAASGVLLLHGLMGRASHWAPTARWLAGGHRVLALDQRGHGHSEKPAAGPFTREAYVADAAAAVEQLDLGPVTLVGHSMGALTAWQLAAERPDLVRALVICDMRASALGANSQREWQDWFRRWPAPFPTLDAVRKWFGEDDPWLEQPHPARGEFFAEVMTERADGWHPVFDPAQMLTSRETWVHDAHWDSLAQVTCPTLVVRGLDGELGRAEAQEMVRVLPHGAYAEVPDAGHLLPYASEHAKAWRDAVEPFLNGVLTS comes from the coding sequence ATGGTCCGACGTCATGACGTCACCGGAGCCGACGGCGTACGCCTGGCTGCCTGGGAGTTCGGGGAGAGCCGGGCGCCGGGGGGAGGTGAGGGCGCCGGTACGTCCGGAGGATCGGCGGCGTCCGGGGTCTTACTGCTCCATGGCCTGATGGGACGCGCTTCCCACTGGGCCCCCACGGCGCGCTGGCTCGCGGGCGGCCACCGGGTCCTCGCCCTCGACCAACGCGGCCACGGCCACAGCGAGAAGCCGGCCGCCGGCCCCTTCACGCGCGAGGCGTACGTCGCGGACGCGGCCGCCGCCGTCGAACAGCTCGACCTCGGCCCCGTCACCCTCGTCGGCCACTCGATGGGCGCCCTCACGGCCTGGCAGCTCGCCGCCGAACGCCCCGACCTGGTACGGGCCCTGGTCATCTGCGACATGCGGGCCTCGGCCCTCGGAGCCAACTCGCAGCGCGAGTGGCAGGACTGGTTCCGCCGCTGGCCCGCCCCCTTCCCGACCCTCGACGCCGTACGGAAGTGGTTCGGCGAGGACGACCCGTGGCTCGAGCAACCCCACCCCGCGCGCGGCGAGTTCTTCGCCGAGGTGATGACCGAGCGCGCGGACGGCTGGCACCCCGTCTTCGACCCGGCCCAGATGCTGACCTCCCGCGAGACCTGGGTCCACGACGCCCACTGGGACTCCCTCGCCCAAGTCACCTGCCCCACCCTCGTCGTCCGCGGCCTGGACGGCGAACTGGGCCGCGCCGAGGCCCAGGAAATGGTCCGCGTCCTCCCCCACGGCGCCTACGCCGAGGTCCCCGACGCGGGCCACCTCCTCCCGTACGCCTCCGAACACGCGAAGGCCTGGCGCGACGCCGTGGAGCCGTTCCTCAACGGGGTCCTGACGTCCTGA
- a CDS encoding LysE family translocator yields MLSTLLAFLGACTLIAASPGPSTMLIIRQSLRSRRAGFLTVLGNETGVFIWGVVAALGLTALLLASQLAYDIMRIAGAITLIVFGIKALIDARRGPGEEGDREAAAAVRSGWTSYRSGLLLNLANPKAAVFAMSFLPQFVPAGAPHLPTMIGLAAIWAIFEVGYYGLYVWFVGRMRKVISRANVRKRLEQVSGGVLLALGVRMAVEG; encoded by the coding sequence ATGCTGAGCACTCTTCTCGCCTTTCTCGGCGCCTGCACGCTGATCGCGGCCTCGCCCGGCCCGAGCACCATGCTGATCATCCGGCAGTCCCTGCGCAGCAGGCGCGCCGGCTTCCTCACGGTGCTCGGCAACGAGACCGGCGTCTTCATCTGGGGTGTCGTCGCCGCACTGGGGCTCACCGCACTGCTCCTGGCCTCTCAGCTGGCGTACGACATCATGCGGATCGCGGGTGCGATCACCCTGATCGTCTTCGGCATCAAGGCGCTGATCGACGCCCGCCGAGGGCCTGGCGAGGAGGGCGACCGGGAGGCAGCGGCCGCCGTGCGCTCGGGATGGACCTCGTACCGCTCCGGCCTGCTGCTGAACCTGGCCAACCCCAAGGCCGCCGTCTTCGCGATGTCCTTCCTCCCGCAGTTCGTACCCGCGGGCGCACCTCATCTGCCCACCATGATCGGCCTGGCGGCGATCTGGGCGATCTTCGAGGTCGGCTATTACGGCCTGTACGTATGGTTCGTCGGCCGAATGAGGAAGGTCATCTCACGAGCCAACGTACGCAAGCGACTTGAGCAGGTCTCCGGCGGTGTTCTGCTCGCCCTCGGCGTCCGGATGGCTGTCGAGGGCTGA
- a CDS encoding DUF397 domain-containing protein has protein sequence MSTDLNWFKSSYSSGQGGDCVEVAACPHTVHVRDSKDTTRPAFTVSPAAWSTFLQDLAA, from the coding sequence ATGAGCACCGACCTCAACTGGTTCAAGAGCAGCTACAGCAGCGGCCAGGGTGGCGACTGCGTCGAGGTCGCCGCCTGCCCCCACACCGTCCACGTCCGCGACTCCAAGGACACCACCCGCCCCGCCTTCACGGTCTCCCCCGCCGCCTGGTCCACCTTCCTCCAGGACCTCGCTGCGTGA